The proteins below are encoded in one region of Borrelia duttonii Ly:
- a CDS encoding BMP family ABC transporter substrate-binding protein yields the protein MINLLLVLCLLYFSCFTSEVDGEPVKVGVLVDGFFDDESFNKSALNGIKKVEKEFGLEVAIKESSPNSYLSDLNSLKADGSNFIWLIGYRFSDVALKIAMENPEIKYVVVDFIYDSDLSIPKNLSAITFRVEEVAFLVGYIAASISKTGKIGFLGGMDDDFINIFRYGYEAGAIYANQNINIDNKYVGSFINSESGEILANEMYVDGIDIIYHASGLSGLGVIEAAKKLGAGHYVIGVDQDQSYLLPEHIITSSVKDIGRILSLVISNYLKTRAFEGGQLLNYGLKEGLLYFVKNPKKISFNLEKELDDIYSKIINGKIIVPNNKDAYNRFLKIFF from the coding sequence GTGATTAATTTATTGTTAGTGTTATGTTTGTTGTATTTTTCGTGTTTTACTTCTGAAGTTGATGGTGAGCCTGTTAAAGTTGGTGTTTTAGTAGATGGATTTTTTGATGATGAGTCTTTTAATAAAAGTGCTTTGAATGGTATTAAAAAGGTGGAGAAAGAATTTGGATTAGAAGTAGCTATAAAGGAATCTAGTCCAAATTCTTATTTGTCTGATTTAAATTCATTGAAAGCAGATGGTTCTAATTTTATATGGTTGATTGGGTATAGGTTTAGTGATGTGGCTCTTAAAATTGCTATGGAAAATCCAGAAATTAAATATGTAGTTGTTGATTTTATATATGATTCTGATTTAAGCATTCCTAAAAATTTATCAGCCATAACTTTTAGAGTAGAGGAAGTAGCATTTTTAGTAGGTTATATTGCTGCTAGTATTTCTAAAACAGGTAAGATTGGGTTTTTAGGCGGGATGGATGATGACTTTATCAACATATTTAGGTATGGATATGAAGCTGGTGCTATTTATGCTAATCAAAATATTAATATTGATAATAAGTATGTTGGAAGTTTTATTAATTCCGAGAGTGGAGAGATATTGGCAAACGAGATGTATGTGGATGGTATAGATATTATTTATCATGCTTCAGGTTTATCTGGGCTTGGAGTTATTGAGGCTGCAAAAAAATTGGGGGCTGGACATTATGTTATTGGTGTTGACCAAGATCAATCTTATCTGTTACCCGAACATATTATTACATCTTCAGTTAAAGATATTGGAAGAATATTAAGTCTTGTTATTTCTAATTATTTGAAAACAAGAGCTTTTGAAGGAGGTCAATTATTAAATTATGGGTTAAAAGAGGGTTTGCTATATTTTGTTAAAAATCCTAAAAAAATTTCTTTTAACCTTGAAAAGGAATTAGATGATATTTATTCAAAGATAATTAATGGTAAAATTATTGTTCCAAATAATAAGGATGCTTATAATAGGTTTCTTAAAATATTTTTTTAA
- a CDS encoding MGH1-like glycoside hydrolase domain-containing protein: MNKNVFPKIYYYDQDFIDIYNKSLSWIRDKIIFSQSLEKGKKDKNYYSENVEFIDQLQACLSSFFLVYSNGEYSPTSTIDKFYELQESSGAIRSRYDHNNNIIHLEGNDDGIGLPIFAWVEYNLYHKTGNKKRICDVLPVLDKYYKWIEKKFLKSNGLYSIDMNKIFYKNSPRKNVHYPIDFNSFQVHSAYCIAKLADILNDKNLSLEYKKRFFSLKAKINSLMWDEVDGFYYDLDVNEKIIKLKTIVGFLPLLSEIPSEDRIERMVLYLKSHEHFGTPNPFPTLSANDPNFNLDGNGYYGSVYTYMNFFVIKGLEYCRRANIAREFTIRHLYYILDTLLPDGKIKGHIWEAYKPMKEGPAYLDVTKRTLPEKDVICYLALFSISLMIENIIGLTISLPDKTVYWNIPALEIMGIESLSLKKNQTTIICNKGKRGWEIKMESEKLYYFTINILNKKEKTLPIPSGRCSMLLDKL; encoded by the coding sequence TTGAATAAGAATGTGTTTCCCAAAATTTATTATTATGATCAAGATTTTATTGATATTTATAATAAGAGTCTCTCTTGGATCCGAGATAAGATTATTTTTTCCCAATCTTTAGAGAAAGGTAAAAAGGATAAGAATTATTATTCTGAAAATGTTGAATTTATAGATCAATTGCAAGCTTGTCTTTCAAGCTTTTTTCTTGTTTACAGTAATGGAGAGTATTCTCCTACATCTACTATTGATAAATTTTATGAACTTCAAGAATCATCTGGTGCAATTAGATCACGTTATGATCACAATAATAATATTATTCACTTAGAAGGAAATGATGATGGTATTGGATTACCAATTTTTGCTTGGGTTGAATATAATTTGTATCATAAAACAGGCAATAAAAAGCGTATTTGTGATGTTTTACCAGTTCTTGATAAGTATTATAAATGGATAGAAAAAAAGTTTTTAAAATCAAATGGTCTTTATTCGATTGATATGAATAAGATTTTTTATAAAAATTCTCCTAGAAAGAATGTTCATTATCCTATAGATTTTAATTCATTTCAGGTGCATAGTGCATATTGTATTGCCAAGTTAGCAGATATATTAAATGATAAAAATTTATCCTTAGAATATAAGAAAAGATTTTTTTCTCTTAAGGCTAAGATCAATTCGTTGATGTGGGATGAAGTAGATGGTTTTTATTATGATCTTGATGTTAATGAAAAAATTATTAAACTTAAGACTATAGTAGGGTTTTTGCCTCTTTTATCTGAAATTCCAAGTGAAGATAGAATTGAGAGAATGGTTTTATATTTAAAGAGTCATGAACACTTTGGCACACCAAATCCTTTTCCTACTCTTTCAGCTAATGATCCTAATTTTAATTTGGATGGAAATGGATATTATGGTTCTGTTTATACCTATATGAATTTTTTTGTCATTAAAGGACTTGAATATTGTAGACGTGCAAATATAGCAAGAGAATTTACCATAAGACATCTGTATTATATTTTAGATACTTTGTTGCCAGATGGTAAAATTAAAGGACATATTTGGGAAGCTTATAAACCAATGAAAGAGGGTCCAGCATATTTGGATGTTACAAAGAGAACTCTTCCAGAAAAGGATGTTATTTGTTATCTTGCACTCTTTAGCATTAGCCTTATGATAGAGAATATTATTGGACTTACAATTAGTTTACCAGATAAGACAGTTTATTGGAATATTCCTGCTCTTGAGATTATGGGAATAGAGAGTTTGTCACTTAAAAAAAATCAAACCACAATTATATGTAATAAGGGAAAGAGAGGGTGGGAGATTAAGATGGAATCTGAAAAGCTTTACTACTTTACAATAAACATATTAAATAAAAAAGAAAAGACCTTGCCTATACCTTCAGGTAGATGTTCTATGCTTTTAGATAAGCTTTAA
- the metK gene encoding methionine adenosyltransferase has translation MNNNNLTATSESVSEGHPDKIADQISDAILDEILKKDKMAKVACETLVSQNLIVIAGEINSKAKKDIDIKETAKQTIKNIGYTNIEYGLDYKSATIIDAIGSQSIDITNAVEKKDTKDIGAGDQGIIFGYACNETKNFLPIAYELSNLILKEASKLRKSGEIKWLRPDAKSQVTIEYDSYKNPIKVSNIVLSHQHDPDIPYSYLKQTIIEKIIKPVLNSRSMFENNIEYYINPSGNFVIGGPTGDTGLTGRKIIADSYGGFARHGGGAYSGKDATKVDRSAAYMARYISKNMVAAGISREFEMQIAYAIGIPKPISIKITTGINDNEYEKKILNFIINNFDLTPNGIIKKLKLREPIYSKTCTYGHFGKNELEWEKLDFVDTIKKEFQI, from the coding sequence ATGAATAACAATAATTTAACAGCAACATCTGAGTCCGTATCTGAAGGACATCCTGATAAAATTGCGGATCAAATTTCTGATGCCATACTTGATGAAATACTTAAAAAAGACAAAATGGCAAAAGTAGCATGTGAAACTTTAGTTTCACAAAATTTAATAGTAATAGCAGGAGAAATAAACAGTAAAGCAAAAAAAGATATAGATATCAAAGAAACCGCAAAACAAACAATAAAAAATATTGGATACACAAATATAGAATATGGACTTGATTATAAATCAGCAACAATAATTGATGCTATTGGTTCTCAATCAATAGACATTACAAATGCAGTTGAAAAAAAAGATACAAAAGATATAGGAGCAGGGGATCAAGGAATAATTTTTGGTTATGCATGTAATGAAACTAAAAATTTCTTACCCATAGCATACGAATTATCTAATTTAATTTTAAAAGAAGCTAGTAAACTTAGAAAATCAGGTGAAATTAAGTGGTTGCGTCCCGATGCTAAATCCCAAGTAACCATTGAATATGATTCTTACAAAAATCCAATTAAAGTCAGCAATATTGTCTTATCCCATCAACATGATCCTGATATCCCTTATTCCTATTTAAAACAAACAATCATCGAAAAAATTATAAAACCCGTTTTAAATAGCAGATCAATGTTCGAAAATAATATAGAATATTACATTAACCCTTCTGGAAATTTTGTAATAGGTGGACCTACTGGTGATACCGGTCTTACAGGAAGAAAAATTATTGCTGACAGCTATGGAGGATTTGCAAGACATGGTGGTGGAGCTTATAGTGGCAAAGATGCTACCAAAGTTGACAGATCAGCAGCTTATATGGCACGATACATTTCTAAAAATATGGTAGCAGCGGGCATCTCTCGAGAATTTGAAATGCAAATTGCCTATGCTATTGGCATTCCCAAACCAATATCTATTAAGATAACTACAGGAATTAATGATAATGAATATGAAAAAAAAATATTAAATTTTATAATAAATAACTTTGATTTAACTCCTAATGGAATAATTAAAAAACTAAAATTAAGAGAGCCCATATATTCTAAAACATGTACATACGGACATTTTGGGAAAAACGAATTAGAATGGGAAAAATTAGATTTCGTAGACACAATCAAAAAGGAGTTTCAAATATGA
- a CDS encoding BMP family ABC transporter substrate-binding protein — MNKFMVLICVILIFLGCSKKTSILGTSGKALISLIVDGTFDDKSFGEDAWRGAKVLEDEFEVEIVGRASTSSAYAGDLESLKDRGSDIIWGVGFRLQESIEHAALLNRDIIYGAVDVIYEDDTSIPDNLLGLSFKVEEASFLAGYLAAKISKTGKIGFLGGMDSMVINAFRYGYEAGAKYANKDVGLTSQYLGSFVDLSLARTIALKMYKDDVDIIFVSAGLAGLGAIEVSKELGDGHYIIGVDQDQSYLAPDNVLTSVIKNVGNSIYEITKDYLNTKSFNGGKLLKLGLKDKAVSIVKNGFKITDELKSEIQIIENKIVNSDIIVPSNFDKYNNFLNIHIY; from the coding sequence ATGAATAAATTTATGGTATTAATTTGTGTGATATTAATTTTCTTAGGATGCAGTAAAAAGACATCTATTTTGGGAACTTCAGGAAAGGCGTTAATTTCTTTGATAGTTGATGGTACTTTTGATGATAAATCATTTGGTGAGGATGCTTGGAGAGGTGCTAAGGTTTTAGAAGATGAATTTGAAGTTGAAATTGTTGGAAGAGCTTCAACAAGTAGTGCTTATGCTGGTGATTTAGAGAGCCTTAAAGATAGAGGTTCTGACATTATTTGGGGAGTTGGTTTTAGACTGCAAGAGTCTATTGAACATGCTGCTTTATTGAATAGAGATATTATTTATGGAGCTGTTGATGTTATTTATGAAGATGATACTAGTATTCCTGATAATTTGCTTGGTCTTTCCTTTAAAGTTGAAGAGGCTTCATTTTTAGCTGGGTATCTTGCGGCTAAAATATCTAAGACAGGTAAAATTGGATTTTTAGGTGGAATGGATAGTATGGTAATTAATGCATTTAGGTATGGATATGAAGCTGGTGCTAAATATGCAAATAAAGATGTTGGGTTAACTTCTCAATATTTGGGATCTTTTGTAGATTTGTCTTTAGCAAGGACTATTGCTTTAAAAATGTACAAAGATGATGTTGATATCATATTTGTGTCAGCAGGGCTTGCAGGACTTGGTGCTATTGAGGTTTCAAAAGAACTTGGAGATGGGCATTATATTATTGGCGTTGATCAAGATCAGTCTTATCTTGCTCCTGATAATGTATTGACATCAGTTATTAAGAATGTTGGAAATTCTATTTATGAAATAACAAAGGATTATTTAAATACTAAGAGTTTTAATGGTGGTAAGTTACTAAAATTGGGTCTTAAAGATAAAGCTGTTAGTATTGTTAAAAATGGTTTTAAAATTACAGATGAGCTTAAATCTGAAATTCAAATTATAGAAAATAAGATAGTTAATAGTGATATTATAGTTCCAAGTAATTTTGATAAATATAATAATTTTTTAAATATTCATATTTATTAA
- the mgtE gene encoding magnesium transporter — protein sequence MIDVVFLKTLLKEKKYSDIKEELLKYDAFDISEALKKLNGSDLILIYRFLPKKVAVEAFSNFDQVTKNKLANSFTNKEIREMVDELNLDDVIDLLEEVPANVVQRFLASSTEENREIINKFLSYSDDSAGSIVTIEYIELKEYFHVREALDYIRKVAKTKEDIYTYYITDEEKRLKGVVKIEDLMLSSDDVVISTIMKNSGFYIVKVGDGKEDVALLFQNHDISSVPVVDNEGRMIGVIIIDDILEVIQNLNTEDFQIMAAVTPLGKSYLDTSIFDMTKNRIIWLLVLMISSTLTATIITNYQNLVLSLVILTSFIPLLMDTSGNAGSQASALIIRELALGTLKVKDFFRVLFKEICVSILVGLILASVNFLRIVFFVIPAHDEKFKIAFVVSACLMIGLMVAKILGGLLPIMAKLVKIDPALMAGPLITTIADVVTLIAYFNIAKLVLSNYF from the coding sequence ATGATAGATGTTGTATTTTTAAAAACCTTGCTTAAAGAAAAAAAATATTCTGATATAAAGGAAGAGCTTTTAAAATACGATGCTTTTGATATTAGTGAAGCTTTAAAGAAGCTTAATGGTTCTGATTTGATTTTGATTTATAGGTTTCTTCCCAAAAAGGTTGCTGTTGAAGCATTTTCTAATTTTGATCAAGTTACAAAAAATAAATTGGCCAATTCTTTTACAAATAAAGAAATAAGAGAGATGGTAGATGAGTTAAATCTTGATGATGTTATTGATCTCTTAGAAGAAGTTCCTGCAAATGTTGTGCAAAGGTTTTTAGCAAGTTCTACTGAAGAGAATAGGGAGATAATTAATAAATTTTTGTCTTACAGTGATGATTCTGCTGGTTCAATTGTGACAATAGAATATATTGAGCTTAAAGAATATTTTCATGTCAGAGAAGCTCTTGATTATATTAGAAAGGTTGCAAAAACCAAAGAAGATATTTATACCTACTATATTACAGATGAAGAGAAACGATTAAAAGGTGTTGTTAAGATTGAAGATTTAATGTTGTCTAGTGATGATGTTGTCATTTCTACTATCATGAAAAATAGTGGATTTTATATTGTAAAAGTTGGTGATGGAAAAGAAGATGTTGCTTTGCTTTTCCAAAATCATGATATTTCAAGTGTTCCTGTTGTTGATAATGAGGGACGGATGATAGGAGTCATTATTATTGATGATATCCTTGAAGTAATTCAAAATTTAAATACTGAAGATTTTCAGATAATGGCCGCGGTTACGCCTTTGGGTAAATCTTATCTTGATACTTCTATTTTTGATATGACAAAAAATAGAATAATTTGGCTTTTGGTTCTTATGATATCTTCTACTCTAACTGCCACTATAATTACTAATTATCAAAATTTAGTTTTATCTTTAGTGATTCTAACCAGTTTTATTCCACTCTTAATGGATACTTCTGGTAATGCTGGCTCTCAGGCATCTGCATTAATTATTCGTGAACTTGCTCTTGGAACTCTTAAGGTAAAAGATTTTTTTAGAGTGTTATTTAAGGAAATATGTGTAAGTATTTTAGTTGGTTTAATTTTGGCTAGTGTTAATTTTTTACGAATTGTATTTTTTGTAATTCCTGCACATGATGAAAAATTTAAAATAGCTTTTGTTGTTTCTGCGTGTTTGATGATAGGGTTGATGGTAGCAAAAATATTGGGAGGTCTTTTGCCTATTATGGCTAAGCTTGTAAAGATAGATCCGGCTTTGATGGCTGGACCTTTAATTACTACTATTGCTGATGTTGTGACCTTAATTGCTTATTTTAATATAGCAAAATTAGTGTTGTCAAATTATTTTTAA
- a CDS encoding 5'-methylthioadenosine/adenosylhomocysteine nucleosidase, protein MILITSAMDEEAREIHQIIENKEEIKIDNYLGEKKIYKGEIEGHKIISLTTGIGKVNAAMWNSYIIAKYKITHIINSGTAGGLQESSNIKISDIIISSQTAFHDFNLTQFDYQIGQVPGFPQKFESDKTLLNKVISIIKDKFQNVNVHIGLILTGDQFIEDEKQIEKIKNDFKDALAVEMESAAIAQVAYTFNIPFIVTRSISDFPNNKNNHIDFNKFLQDASKNSAKMVRELIKSI, encoded by the coding sequence AAGAAGCAAGAGAAATACATCAAATTATTGAAAACAAAGAAGAAATCAAAATAGACAATTACCTAGGTGAAAAAAAAATTTATAAAGGAGAAATTGAGGGACATAAAATAATATCTTTAACCACTGGCATTGGAAAAGTAAATGCAGCCATGTGGAATAGTTATATTATAGCAAAATATAAAATTACCCATATAATCAACTCAGGAACTGCTGGAGGACTTCAAGAATCTTCAAACATTAAAATATCAGACATCATAATATCATCACAAACAGCATTTCACGATTTCAACTTAACGCAATTTGACTATCAAATAGGACAAGTGCCAGGATTTCCACAAAAATTCGAATCAGATAAAACTTTACTAAACAAAGTCATTAGTATTATCAAAGACAAATTTCAAAATGTTAATGTTCATATTGGTCTAATACTTACAGGTGATCAATTTATTGAAGATGAAAAACAGATAGAAAAAATCAAAAATGATTTTAAAGATGCTTTGGCTGTAGAAATGGAAAGTGCAGCAATTGCCCAAGTAGCATACACATTCAACATACCGTTTATAGTCACTCGTTCAATATCTGACTTCCCAAACAACAAAAATAATCACATAGATTTTAATAAATTTTTACAAGATGCATCAAAAAATTCAGCCAAAATGGTAAGGGAACTAATTAAGTCTATATAA
- a CDS encoding BMP family ABC transporter substrate-binding protein, with protein sequence MSKNLSFILLFVLMFISCFFSKNKFARSVDDQIVIGLVAPGSFDDEGYFQSFLDGVMDIKNEFGTKVIPKVITPYPSEEKMLMTASELLSEDVFALQNKGANLVWFIGASFSDSVIRFAHENFNVLYGIIDPLHYENILIPQNFVAINFRSEEGSFLAGYLASKMSKSNRIGFVTGVNMDYVERFVIGFRAGAFYANPTTRVIVKRMLDEVDKVAGKLFAEHMYVEDGVDIIFPVMGPASLGMFKAAKELGVGHYIIGVNKDQSYLAPGHVITSVIKDVGQAIHDYSANLIKNHKFAGGKVFDLGLEDNVIDIIKDPDIIDSGLIDVLIEIQTKIIKKELIVPSTEHEFDLFKARL encoded by the coding sequence ATGTCTAAAAATTTATCTTTCATTTTACTTTTTGTTTTAATGTTCATATCTTGCTTTTTTTCAAAAAATAAGTTTGCTAGAAGTGTTGATGATCAGATTGTTATTGGACTTGTGGCTCCGGGTAGTTTTGATGATGAGGGTTATTTTCAAAGTTTTCTTGATGGTGTTATGGATATAAAAAATGAATTTGGAACTAAAGTTATTCCAAAAGTTATAACACCTTATCCTTCTGAAGAAAAAATGTTGATGACTGCTAGTGAATTGTTGTCGGAAGATGTTTTCGCATTACAAAACAAGGGGGCTAATTTGGTTTGGTTTATTGGTGCTTCTTTTTCAGATTCTGTGATAAGATTTGCTCATGAGAATTTTAATGTTTTGTATGGAATTATCGATCCTTTGCATTATGAAAATATTTTGATTCCACAAAATTTTGTAGCTATTAATTTTAGATCAGAGGAGGGTTCATTTTTAGCTGGATATTTAGCTTCTAAGATGAGTAAAAGTAATAGAATTGGATTTGTAACAGGTGTTAATATGGATTATGTTGAGAGATTTGTGATTGGATTTAGAGCAGGAGCATTTTATGCAAATCCTACAACAAGAGTAATTGTAAAGAGAATGTTGGATGAAGTTGATAAAGTTGCTGGCAAATTGTTTGCTGAACATATGTATGTTGAGGATGGTGTTGACATTATTTTTCCTGTCATGGGGCCTGCTTCACTTGGTATGTTTAAAGCTGCCAAAGAACTTGGAGTTGGACATTATATTATTGGAGTTAATAAGGATCAATCATATCTTGCACCCGGTCATGTTATTACTTCTGTAATAAAGGATGTTGGGCAAGCAATACACGATTATTCAGCAAATTTGATAAAAAATCATAAATTTGCTGGTGGTAAAGTTTTTGATTTAGGACTTGAAGACAATGTTATAGATATTATTAAAGATCCTGATATTATTGATAGTGGGCTTATTGATGTTCTTATAGAAATTCAAACTAAGATAATTAAAAAGGAATTAATTGTTCCTTCTACTGAACATGAATTTGATTTATTTAAGGCAAGGTTATAG
- a CDS encoding S-ribosylhomocysteine lyase, whose translation MNKISSFTIDHTKLQPGIYISRKDTFDNLTLTTVDIRMKTPNKEPVINNAEIHTIEHIGATLLRNNKVWGDKIIYFGPMGCRTGFYLILLGNYESKDLIDLISWLFNEITNFQGNVIGATEKECGNYQDHNLNMAKYESSKYLETLENIKKENLIYP comes from the coding sequence ATGAATAAAATATCAAGTTTTACAATTGACCACACAAAATTACAACCTGGCATATATATCTCAAGGAAAGATACATTTGACAATTTAACACTAACTACTGTAGATATTAGAATGAAGACCCCCAACAAAGAACCTGTAATTAACAATGCAGAAATTCATACAATTGAACATATAGGAGCAACACTACTTAGAAACAATAAAGTTTGGGGAGATAAGATAATATATTTTGGACCAATGGGCTGTAGAACAGGCTTTTACCTAATACTTCTTGGTAATTATGAAAGCAAGGATCTAATTGATTTAATATCTTGGCTTTTTAATGAAATCACCAATTTTCAAGGAAATGTTATAGGTGCAACTGAAAAAGAATGTGGTAATTACCAAGATCATAATCTCAATATGGCAAAATATGAATCTAGTAAGTATCTAGAAACATTAGAAAATATAAAAAAGGAAAACTTAATTTACCCTTAA
- a CDS encoding HIT family protein, with translation MSDCIFCKIVKNEISCYKVYEDNLILAFLDINPLNIGHTLVIPKQHSNDILDVNDELDGQLLGVCKKVALSLKKLDFNICQGVNIYSAIGSEAGQVIFHTHFHVIPRFQGDNLGFKRNCSIELSGDEYLDLSKKISKNI, from the coding sequence TTGAGTGATTGTATTTTTTGTAAGATAGTTAAAAATGAAATTTCATGTTATAAGGTTTATGAGGATAATTTAATACTTGCTTTTCTTGATATTAATCCTTTAAATATTGGCCATACTCTTGTTATTCCCAAACAACATAGTAATGATATTTTAGATGTGAATGATGAACTTGATGGACAACTATTGGGAGTGTGTAAAAAAGTAGCTTTATCTTTAAAAAAATTGGACTTTAATATTTGTCAGGGAGTTAATATTTATAGTGCTATTGGTTCTGAGGCAGGACAAGTTATTTTTCACACTCATTTTCATGTTATTCCACGATTTCAAGGTGATAATTTAGGTTTTAAGAGAAATTGTAGTATTGAACTTTCAGGAGATGAATATTTAGACTTATCTAAAAAAATAAGTAAAAATATTTGA